A segment of the Plasmodium brasilianum strain Bolivian I chromosome Unknown PB_00_02, whole genome shotgun sequence genome:
tattgatatataacaaataaaggGTTACAAACTTACTATAAAAGAAAACGTTTATTATGCGATTATCTATTAAATCATAATGACCTAGAAGTATttcattatgtatataacatatggtttttctataatatattaatttatatgaattatatatatgttttcacTACGATTTCGTGTATTTTAAGgtatttctgtttttttattaaatttttttttattaattaaatccTTAAACAGTTAATTGATAGGAATTTTTTGAAGGATACAAATAAGCCTCTTTACAAATATGgaaataatcatatatatagaaataatgaaataacatagaattataaaattataagtaattctgatatataaattaaaaagaagtattgcaatattaatgtttttgcttttttttattttcctacaagtttaatatttttggaatacattaatataattttaatttttatatatatatatatatacattgttacttatatttaatcaagtattaatataaatttcataTTGATAAtcttaaagaaataaaaaatagtatatataattgaaatatattttatgcatCTTCATTTCAATCTTCATATTTCATGTTCGCttctctttcttttattaagtattttttcaaattactCTTTTCATCGTTCCCATAgtgaataataaaagttattAAATAAGTTTCTTATAGATTACATGCTTACGCAAAAAtgttattcttatatattcagaatgtatattataaattttaaaaatgtatttttacataacTCTGTAGTATTTGTCTCCATTATTCTCCTTTTCCATAGAATTtgcatttatattatctCCTATTATCCAATTTTCTATCTCTTTCCTAAAGCTATCGTCTGTTGTATAATCATAATTTTCCgtattttccaaaaaatatCGGTTAAATTCACTTATGTTTtctataaattcttttttactgtctgaattttctttttccttagTTTCAATTATGTAATTATCCAAATGtgattcattattttcaatgTCCTGCTCTTTTTTGCATTCTTCTAATACTGACATAAGAACGAGGATACACagttttgttaataattttttttttatatatttatataattcttggCAGTCTTCTTTGTTCGATAATTCTcctatattaattaatggCAAAgaatctttaattttttctttataataatCATCTGGTATAATCTGGAGTTCATCAGTCAAATAGCTAAATAAATCCTGTTCAATATATTGCTTAATAATTATACACTTCTCCGATATCCACTGTCTccatttatctttttctctttgtgaaaatggaatattttgaatttcatcaggatcattttttaattcttctctttttttgaaGTTAGCTAGTTCCCTTTTccaatcattttttaaattattaaaccaatgtatttttttcaatttttcagcAAGATTTCTATGTCTTTCTATCCATTTAttccatattattttttgtttttctttgcAACTGACAGTTTTAGCATCTTCAATTATTAGTTCGTCATTGGTCAAATTAGTATATACTGTATATTCTTCTTTTGCTAACATTTCTAGgcatatttctaaaaattctCCTTTTTTGTATTCCCATTTTGTATTTCTGTATTCTTCGAGTATTTCCATATGTACTTCTATGATGGTTTTGTACCTATCCTTTTTTCGGTTTGACACGTGTACTTTATTATTCATGttatgttcatttattattatatttttaatggtTTTTTCGCTATCGTATTTTAAGTTTTCTAAATGATCGTGTGCTAAGAACTCACTTTTTTTCCAAGAAAGTAAAGGATTTAATATTCTCAGAAATTTCACAGGtcttctttttatctttttttttttttaaacaaccCTATTAAAGCATACTACagtagaaaaaaatggattttTAAAACAAGTTATTAcgataataaaatgattataatatttttattacataagtgttattttactttaataaaaagggaaaatagaaaaataactATAAAGCTGATTAAAATAGATGATGTGTATGTGTTAGACGAATTCGCTAATGGACctgaaataattataaatatatatttaattttttcatttctagAATAGATAAATAAGTAGAATTATTGGTACTTGAAATTTTAGGGGTTTCTGGGGAATTAGCATAACTTGGAGGTACAATTGATAATTCGGCATTTAATGCATGCTTTTCGGGAGATTGCGCTTCTGGTGACATTTTAGAATCTGAATTTGGTGATATAATAACGCCCGGTAATACTGCATCATTATCATTAGCTTTTGTTGTTGTTAATTCTGTTGGACCTTGATTAGTTTGAATAGCTTCAGCTTCTTTACTTTTATCTTGAGGATTTGGTGCACTTTGAGTTTTCTCTCCTTGTAAAGTTTGAACGACTTGTTCCGGTGGACCTTCAGGTTTAAGTGGCGCTTCATCTGTTTTTTGATCTCCTtgtaaaatttctttttctttttcttctaagTTTTTGCAAGTTGGAATTTGATCGATGGGTAAACAGAGAGATGATGGTCTAAAGGTTTCTTCTTTGAGTATATTGCATAAtgtttcttgtttttttccccttttggGAGTTATTGGTTCTTTTCTGTAACAACCTTTAATGAGGCTTACTTTTTcctgaaaataaatatttctccCATTAATCCAATCGTTATATTCGTTACATTTCTGTAAATATTCATTATCACACGTTTTTGAAATTCTAGGTTTTAGCTGTTGTATTTTAGTAAGATaagtatttcttttttcacaaaaatcttcttcatcatattttaattctaaaattttCCTATCATGTTCGTTCATAACCACCGGACATCCTCCATATCTATTTAGTTTTTTGTAGTGATTAGTTAACCAATCTTTTAATGTTGCTTCccacttttctttttccgattcataataatatggTGGAGACTTATTCTTAAGTAGATAATTAGCCAGTTCTTTGCATCCATTcctaaattttgttttatcgtCTTCACTGCTTAAGGAACTAGTTTTTTCTgttatatatcttataatATTACTAAACTTAGAGTCGTTTCGGTATCTAAAAAAACTCGTACCTCGCATACCAAAGCTCTATATtcaaaagaattattaagAATGATTTAAGCATCAATTTTTACGTTGCGttatcactttttttttatcgcaaataaataatttatgcataactttaatcatttaaaaaacgATGAATATTACCGAGGAAAAACATTTTTCCATAATgactttttattaatactgtatgtagttttaaaaaacaatctgaaagaaaaatacaaatttatgtatttataaatagggtaattcaaaaattaaaatatattgaagggaattttaaaattattaattacataaaaatttatattagatatataacattactgcatatatttgtatttattttatatgattcttatcttttttaacgtagataaatatattacaagtTAAGATATATCTTAAATGCatttcaaaattaaataacagTTGAGATTACTTTCTTATGTAAAattcatattcattttataacaaaaaagatgtatatataacaacAGATAACTACTTATAAGTTACATTCATAAGTAAGGTAAAatttgtgtaaatatatcataaatctatatatggcattttttttttcgtttttaaatagacatacatatatatacttattacTACCTTTATTAATGtgaataattcttttaatttttgtgtttttcgaaaaaaaataatctatGCACCGAAATAGTATTTACAATgatagtattttttatttttatttttttatatttgttatttgtttatgaaataatacaatatagggttatatttattatgatgtttcttttttatatttactatgTTGAAtctagaaataataataaacagtgtaataattatacgaaatattttacatagtTACGGAAAGAGccaataattaaaatgtacttatgtcgattaatgttatatatatataaaataactaaaatttaattatttataacatgTACTATACCgctgaataattttttaataatacaatttattatacatatgtatatttatgatcTTATGTATATCCTTATTACCATATTtggataaatattattatatatggacaaaatattaattaataaaaggtatatttatgtatattaattaattataatagatttagttaattattaaaaatataaaatatttcaggATATGGCAAATTTTATTGCACTATATGTTTaagaaaaaagcaaaataaattataattttataattaattataataatattatatttacctacaaaaaaaattatatgcaacattaaataaaacaaaaaatattaaacaataattatttttctgtaaCTACTTAGGGAtatattctaaaaaatagcttaaaaagtttttttattgtttatttttatcctatattttataaatacattagaAATCGTTTCAGtactattaataaatattgtttACCGCTAAAAATGAGGAATATAATGTACCATTTcgtaattctttttaataaaagaatcaataaatgaaataatagaataattttaaaatattattaacaaatttgCTTGTTgatttataaatatcatatattatgaGAAATTATTATGCTTCAGttgaaataaatgtataagatataagaaattatgagtaaattaaaaaaataagcatatatattaataatatattattgtatattattatttcacataaaaaattaagttttaataataattaatatattgtattcattaattattttcttaatttatattttattttgtaagttatatttatacaaaattttcgTTGTATACtttccatttattttaattctttacaTTCATCcatttaagaaaatattttaactaataataatataaaaaggaatatacataaaaataatttaacatttttcaagttattatatttaaatgctTTTATTTGAATACATTAAGAATATGGTAAATACAATAcattaaaaacatataaaattggataaatatatagcaaaataaaagaaaatatggcTTACTCATATATCTGAAAGTATAATGAAGGATGTGCATAATAactatttacaaatatatataacaatttttatctttttttattttttaccgttttttaaaaatatatgaaaattttttttcttttgatatttttttcaatatgttttttcaaatatattattatttatatagaataatCATGCATTTTATACgtcataattaatttaaagttatgaaaaattaataaatatttatatgtattattgaATACTTTGTTATACTTCTATGAttgttttattcatttatttaaaaaaaaatatttaatattaaaaatatatgatgaagttgtacatttttcatatcaAAAACActaatgatattatatatatatatatatattaatgacgTAGCACAGGAAGAAGCtgaatatatacgtatgatTAATCCaatttaacattattaaaTGACTTTGAAcaacatattataatttgtttcTTATTTATTGTGCATAAATTCAAATTTCACAGGATGATATGTATGATACAATTAAAAGCCTgtatgtattaaaatttatagttcatattatttcatacgaaattgtttaataatatatatattatgatattaaataaagccttaaaagaaatgtatataaaaaacattattaaaagaattatttcatgataaatttcttttaattttaagtatattcttttagttacatacataaatatatagtcgcatcatattatacaaaaagaAGCTTGACATTATAAAGTATTTTACTGatacttttattaattttatttatctatattatcttactgtaaaatatatgacaTTAAAGtacaattttaattaatacattttaatcttattggattatatattattgcaCTACAtggaatttatataatattatattgtacGGTTTTAGAAagaatcttttaaaaataaagttctataatttcttatatttcttattattttattgtaagaataatgtattattatgtatgtcTATTTATACTTTAAATGTTAAGATATTCTTAGTAatgcaaatatttatttaatataatgatCATTTCCTTTATCTTCAGAGCTATAGATAACGTAACGATTatcaaattattaatttatcctttctattaattttccatttatatatataatatggatTGATGCGAATAAGAAATAGGGTGTATATTGAATACGTAAAACTTAAACAATAATACGTATATTGACTATGGAGTTCAAATTTATGATTCTTCCTATTggctttatttatatttcataacatatatttttgtataaattatttgtactttaacttaatatttttcatcattatataacatattaacAAGGATCTTTACATATGAATTTCTTAAAGTTCTGTTAGAATAATGGtcttataatattatatttctatacTGAAATTAGTAAATGTTATTAtaaccttttattttttaactgttcttttaaaatatatttcatttaactTGTTCAAGAATTTGTATTATACGTACAATCGTTATTATAattgaaattttataaattagaGTTATCTACAGAACAGTATTCTATGTAGTACATACTGACactaatatatgtatgatcATTTTGTTCATCTAGTTATTTCAaaatcttatattttttttatttgatggCAACGTTGTTTttcaaatgaaataaaataatattaaatatgtacatatttgtaaGTAAGATGCCGTTACGACTGTAATTTCTTGTAACAGAATAAGGGGATTGTGGATGAGcattatcatttttagttggaataatttatagtacgaaaaaaaaaaaatatatataaaaattaataaaacattaatgaaattattgcaaataattagaaaaattcgtaataaataatattagaatATACTTTTTCTCGTGTATATAACTGTTAGAGTGAATAATTCATAGGAAATggaattcattaaaatttagGAGTTTCATGCACCTCATTGACAATCTGTATGTGTAGTCAACTATTGCAGATAGTTAAATAACTTTTAcaagttaataataatagaaaatttgaaatttcgtgcaaataatatttctcttttgtataatatatatatatattattataacatagGTTATATTTTTCAGAATTCTCTAAAATTATGTGTGTATTAATTGAATAATAACGACTTTTcagaaatggaaaatatataatttatgttaaaaataaataaggtCAATCTcttaaaaagtttttattaatttaaaagtaaaaatatggatatgcataattaaattatagaTGTAACCATATAAACGATATATTAAATTCTATAGAAATTGAATATTCGAGTGAACAATTAAtaacttttaaatattttactatatagtgtatataattatgtttatcatattttgaaatttaatattatttttttaaaactagttttattttcttgtattaaatatataaatgtcataatatgaaaaatatgtaaattttattaaaatatatatatgataacatatataagttattatatgtacacttAATAAGgagaaattttaatattttcaaataagaataatataatttctcATGAAAtctaaattaaatataaaacaagaataattttggttagtacatatatattatttaaaaagcagaaaaaaaatatattaataaaaattagtgttactaaaaatgaaaaagcccttttatatctaaatatttaatatggtTTTATAATGTagtatacttattttttatagtaatgatataatttatatttatattattgtaaatattaaaaatagtatattacataacttatataataatgttatcTGCCGCAAAATAACGAAAACTATTAAAATGtgcaaaaatgaagaaaaaatgaaataagagtatttataaatatggtatatatgtttatacagtaaaataataaatatataataatgttaatttttgCAGTTTTAAAATAGTGCTATAAATTTAgctcttttttctcttttttaattttttaattatatgctTAGAATATAACAATACTTCTTAAGAACAATAGTATAAAGTTATATTTAAGATgttttcaataatttttggtatacataatatttttacaattgtCTTTCTCTACGCTATAACACATaagatttataaaattattggcatattatatacttgtttttaaaagttcctttaatagaatatttttaaattaaatatttatgtagaTTTATTATGGTGTCCCAGTAACAGATGTTCCTAACAtcatgaatttttaaaaaaacaaataaataataatattttctttccaaattttttaatagaaaaaataatatatcatacATATTAGTAGgttatattgttatttgtTCTCATTTGTTATGTGCATATTATATcctgtatattattaatatatttatttgattttatatatttttaaataatcaaaaggtataaaatatatttttaacgacattatattccttttccaatctttcttttttcctttttttttcttcttatcataataatatttcttataaatacatataattaattatatataatataaaataagtaaatatttgaatacaatttttttttgttttttgaatAATGGTATTAATTAAAGTTAAGTTAAAAttgcatatttaaaaaattattataggaaaaaaattcAACACATAAGTGACTTTATggatttattcatataataaagtagtagcatataaatatgatttcttaattgtaatatatagaCTATAATTGTTTACGTATACCCACGGAGTGActaaagaattttttataattaatataacacAGAATGCTGTTATTTTCTCTaatcatttcttttattatatagttCAAATAAATAgcgttttattaaaaataattatttttttcagaatataatatttataaaattagaattagtagtaggaaaaaataattaaaaataatatttgttttaaaatttagagcaatatatatatatatataaatatatattgtatacatcctatattttatagaaactcaatatttccttataataggaaaaaatatattttttcttacttttttCCGAAAAGGATTCcccaaaatattatttaattagtacactaaatgatataattaaatgatatatttagaataattacgagcatattttaattattttatttctatgaaagtatacttttttaattattaaagtataacttttttaatacctttttaaatatatatttttctttcttattatattgttGGATTCAttacagttatatatatttcactAAGCATttacgaaaaaataataaatttttttttattttttttaataactgTACTGCGTTTATCATTGgtagtatattatattattattaatttttttttttttactgaatttattaataatagcaaAGATGTATATCatggaataaaatattaaaactctgtttttaattaaaactcTTGGGCTTATTTTAACTTGGTTATGCCACTTTAGGAATGATAtgatatgataatattatataaggaGTTTTGGGGGGTATACGTTTTGTTGgagctttttttatttttactaatactacttttttaatggaattatttattttattaaataacaaaaattttatttttttagaataggtttatcaattttttgcATGAAAGCTATACACTTGAtagaaatttaaatataagaacCTATAGATTACTTGTTGAATATAAGCATGGTGAGAGTTCAAATATTGTAGcattaaaataagataaaccAAATTATAGAGAATATGAAAAGGCATATGtatctaataataaaaaagggaaaatgcaaaaaaaaaaagaaaaacctaataaattattaaataggGAGAGATTCAATGTACAAGTTGGGGATTATAGTAAGGGAATGtctgataaaaaatatttccgTTTTGAAGAAAGGTgggttaataaaaaaaattatacggAAGTTCAAGAACAAAATAGAAGAATTTGTGTtatagatttaaaaaaaataaaatttagaagtTACTAATTTGGAgttactgtttttttttttttttttgtttggaATAGGATTCCCTATACTACAAGGATTGGAGATTTTGAAATTTCTACAGAAGCAACTTCTAGGGCTACTAACTCCTTTTTCTTGGAATCCTACTCCAGTACAAGACTACGtttattcaatattttttggagttcttatcattatattagttatcataattataacaacTATTCCTATGatcttaataaataatgaaaaatataaaagatttaAGTTAATGGAtgtacaaaattaataataatgtacatttttctgtaataaaattattaatatgcaGTAACaactataataatattagatatatattcTCTGTAATCATAgctataaatgaaataattttatagatgtacatgtgtatattgTATCATTTTCAAAGAAAATGTGAGAAATTACGTTGTTAACCTTTTTGTGAAACTGAaagtttaaaatattctcattatgtattataaatagtgtcagaataattaaatattgttGGTTAAACgtatatttttccattaaaATAGACtcttatatagaatatatatggaggatataaaattagtaaataatataagaattaatataatttcatgGATGTCCttcaataatttatatattaaatgaaaaatgcttgtattacattttttatattattctattctaaaattattagtTGTATATACACtgagataaatatataattagatttatattaaaaataaatatgtctttttttgtatttattggAGTAAAGTGAACgtattatataacatatatatatataatatatattgctagcaagtatatttttacttaaattttgaaactttaatattttaaactaAATGTTAAAGTACAAataatttacttatattattacttgacatataaaattatatgacgACACTCTTTTAagatgaaatataaaaatatatataatctatatattatataaatttattggcggaatatatttttttacaattgaacatataaaatattgttcACTTTAAGATaactataataaatttataaaattaaattttcataatgaACACttttttctcaatttttACTATACTTAGATTAATTTATCagataattttatgtataatatcttaaaaaaatCGAATTATCCAAAGAGTAAgaacataatattaaaaaaatattattaggAATACCATTGTATATTGGActatattataaaacattAACATACATTATAATTGTTTGGGAGGAGGTACACCagcaaggaaaaaaattaagccTAAAATTATTCCACCGGATATCGGTgatattaaataagaaaggaggacaaaaatttttaatttttttgaatatttttgcttataatatttattatcctTAATTTTATCCTCATAATTAagagaattatatttattacatgaGTAAATATGGCGTAAAGTTGAATCATTCTCTGGgttgaatttttttaaaaatttgggtaggttttttttgttctgaatattattataatgctTTAATGTAGgagatttttcttttaaattatgctTAACGTTAGAAGCTCCAAGTTTTTGAGGTTTTTTACGTggcataaaataattcaattCTTCTTGATACGTATCATCGTATATTGATTCATTATCTTCTTCTTGAAAAAGGTTATTTAGCTTTAACGCATGTggttttttttcaaatgatgcagtactttttccttttaaatcatatattttttcttttaaacatttatgtTTATCTTCCAGCGATGCTCTTATTTCACTGCTTAACAATCtgctatatttaatatttaatatgttatttCTGTTCAATTCCTTGTTCCGAGTTTTATCGCAGATAtttaactaaaaatataagttcatattaaatatttaaaaaatgtatatttatatattatatgaataaaatattcctctcatgtaaaaacataaaataaaaaagaaaaaggaaaaaaattaagtataataaCTATGATACCTCGTCAGAATATTTGAATATCCATATTAgacaggaaaaaataaaggctctaataaaaaagatgatcattttagtattttgttttataatagATATTTTTGAAGTTGTAAaagattatataatattttactagatatatttaatatttttcaaaaaaaaataagtacacGAATAACTTGGAACTATACTCAactattttctattttgtcGATATAACAATTCtttagatttatttttaaaataaatataaatgtagtaCTTAATGAAGtacaataaaaatgttataattaaaaaaaatattttcgtaaaagctataattaaaatagcattaattaatattattcaaataaaacaaataaataagtatttaATGAGCGCGTTACGGAAATAATtgtgttaatattataatttaccatacaaaatttcatttcgaaaaacaattatatatttatatacataatatatattgataaaatattGCTTTAATGAGGATATAATACGAgaaaaaattctaaaaataaaatatgtattagaATATATTCAGAAAATATTCTTAGAACAGTTATATTTAGGTgtattgttaaaaaatatactgtaAAATGTTTTTAGAGATTATCTACTAtcttgtaattattttttaaaatattttttataaaaattattaattaaaaaagagaggaaatatatacagaagtaacaaaattataatatattataattacatttatattatatattatagtattatattttgatataatttgatataacataattattaaatgcttagttg
Coding sequences within it:
- a CDS encoding uncharacterized protein (Plasmodium exported protein) → MIIFFIRAFIFSCLIWIFKYSDELNICDKTRNKELNRNNILNIKYSRLLSSEIRASLEDKHKCLKEKIYDLKGKSTASFEKKPHALKLNNLFQEEDNESIYDDTYQEELNYFMPRKKPQKLGASNVKHNLKEKSPTLKHYNNIQNKKNLPKFLKKFNPENDSTLRHIYSCNKYNSLNYEDKIKDNKYYKQKYSKKLKIFVLLSYLISPISGGIILGLIFFLAGVPPPKQL